One genomic window of Medicago truncatula cultivar Jemalong A17 chromosome 1, MtrunA17r5.0-ANR, whole genome shotgun sequence includes the following:
- the LOC25482754 gene encoding alkane hydroxylase MAH1 has protein sequence MHFCPSTMTLFKYIAPFVAILFIIFYNIWRRNKNELVPNWPIIGMLPSILQNISNIHDFVTLGSKHYGGTFHFKGPWFTNIANFTLTCDPMNVHHITSKNFSNYGKGSDFPEICDVLGVSIVNLDSNEWKQERTILHSLLKAKTFETSLRQNIQKKLESCLLPFLDHASKGVHVLDLQDIIERFTFDITCNFLFGFDPNCLPYKFNELREIAYVKAISVIEDTLLHRHSVPKCVWKLQKWLHIGQEKKNSIAQKNIHQFLFKMIMHSKYDENKSRLKTSEDVAEIHPVGVLKPLMKEGLGKEETNENEKYIRDTAFTLLAAGNGTVSSGLSWFFWLVSTHPNVEAKLIQEIKDHCLTQEENLINNLNVENIDKLIYLHAAICETLRLYPPIPFDHKCAVNSDILPSGHHVGPNTKLIYSLYAMGRMEHVWGGDCLEFKPERWISDKGQIIHVPSYKFIAFNAGPRSCLGKDISFIQMKMVAASVLWKFHIHVVEGQSVTPRVSIVLRVEGLKVNVSKRFI, from the coding sequence ATGCACTTTTGTCCAAGTACAATGACCTTGTTTAAGTATATTGCACCATTTGTAGCCATTCTTTTCATAATATTCTACAATATATGGAGACGAAACAAAAATGAACTTGTACCAAATTGGCCAATAATTGGTATGCTAccatcaattttacaaaatatatccAATATTCATGATTTTGTTACCTTAGGTTCCAAACATTATGGAGgtacttttcattttaaaggaCCTTGGTTCACAAACATTGCCAACTTTACCCTCACATGTGATCCCATGAATGTGCATCACATTACCAGCAAAAATTTCAGCAATTATGGGAAAGGATCTGATTTCCCTGAAATTTGTGACGTTCTTGGTGTTAGTATTGTAAATCTGGATTCCAATGAATGGAAGCAAGAAAGGACTATTCTTCATTCATTGCTTAAAGCAAAAACTTTTGAGACATCCCTTCGACAAAACATTCAAAAGAAACTAGAAAGTTGTCTATTACCATTTCTTGATCATGCATCAAAAGGTGTACACGTACTTGATTTACAAGATATTATTGAGAGGTTCACCTTTGATAttacttgtaattttttatttggatttgaTCCTAATTGTCTTCCTTACAAGTTCAATGAGCTTCGAGAAATTGCTTATGTAAAAGCTATTTCTGTGATTGAGGATACATTATTGCATAGGCACTCTGTTCCAAAATGTGTTTGGAAGCTACAGAAATGGCTACATATTGGTCAAGAGAAGAAGAACAGTATagctcaaaaaaatattcatcaattCTTGTTCAAAATGATAATGCATTCGaaatatgatgaaaataaaagTAGATTAAAAACCAGTGAAGATGTTGCTGAAATTCATCCTGTTGGTGTGTTAAAACCACTAATGAAGGAAGGCTTGGGAAAGGAAGAAacgaatgaaaatgaaaagtataTTAGAGACACTGCATTCACTCTCTTGGCTGCAGGAAATGGAACAGTTAGTTCAGGTCTAAGTTGGTTCTTTTGGCTTGTTTCAACTCATCCTAATGTGGAAGCAAAACTTATTCAAGAGATCAAAGATCATTGTCTAACACAAGAGGAGAATTTGATCAATAATTTAAATGTTGAAAACATTGATAAGCTGATTTACCTTCATGCAGCTATATGTGAAACCTTGAGACTTTATCCTCCTATACCATTTGATCACAAGTGTGCAGTTAATTCTGATATACTACCTAGTGGACACCATGTTGGTCCAAACACAAAGTTAATATACTCTTTGTATGCAATGGGAAGAATGGAACATGTATGGGGTGGTGATTGCTTGGAGTTTAAGCCTGAGAGATGGATATCAGATAAAGGACAAATTATACATGTACCATCTTACAAGTTCATAGCATTCAATGCAGGTCCTAGAAGCTGTCTTGGGAAAGATATTAGCTTTATTCAAATGAAAATGGTTGCAGCTTCTGTATTATGGAAGTTTCACATACATGTGGTGGAAGGTCAGTCTGTTACTCCTAGGGTTTCGATTGTTCTTCGTGTGGAAGGCCTTAAGGTTAATGTAAGTAAAAGGTTCATTTGA
- the LOC25482755 gene encoding peroxisomal nicotinamide adenine dinucleotide carrier encodes MSESNAIANGLAGAGGGIIAQILTYPLQTVNTRQQTERTLKRNKQSSSSNTITTASSSSSSSGIFLQIFQVIGNEGWGGLYSGLKPSLLGTAASQGIYYFFYQVFKNKAVAIAAARKVKGHGDGTVGMFGWLIVAAIAGSLNVLFTNPIWVLVTRMQTHTQAERKILEEKKEALRKAASESSLAGSTLEEKLEKLNSTKPKPFGTIHAANEVYNEAGIVGFWKGVIPALIMVCNPSIQFMIYESSLKHLRAKRSAKKQGDTSVTALEVFLVGAIAKLGATVTTYPLLVVKSRLQAKQEIGGNNSLRYSGTFDAILKMIRYEGFPGFYKGMSTKIVQSVFAASVLFMVKEELVKAITVIANKSKKVVLNSSS; translated from the exons ATGTCAGAGTCAAACGCCATAGCCAATGGTTTAGCTGGTGCTGGTGGTGGAATTATTGCTCAAATATTAACTTATCCACTTCAAACT GTAAACACACGCCAACAAACTGAGAGAACACTTAAGAGGAACAAGCAAAGTTCTTCTTCCAACACAATAACTActgcttcttcttcatcttcttcttctggcatttttcttcagatttttcag GTTATTGGAAATGAAGGTTGGGGTGGACTCTACAGTGGTCTTAAGCCTTCTCTTCTTGGAACTGCTGCTTCTCAG GGAATTTACTACTTCTTCTATCAAGTTTTTAAGAACAAGGCTGTGGCTATTGCAGCAGCAAGGAAAGTCAAAGGACATGGAGACGGTACTGTTGGAATGTTCGGTTGGCTCATTGTTGCTGCTATTGCCGG GTCATTGAATGTTTTGTTCACAAATCCAATATGGGTTCTCGTGACTCGAATGCAG ACACATACTCAAGCAGAAAGAAAAATCTtggaggaaaagaaagaagcTTTAAGGAAGGCTGCCTCTGAGAGTAGCTTAGCAGGTTCAACTTTGGAAGAAAAGTTGGAAAAACTGAATTCTACAAAGCCTAAACCATTTGGGACTATACATGCA GCTAATGAAGTATACAACGAAGCCGGTATAGTTGGGTTTTGGAAAGGTGTCATCCCTGCACTAATTATG GTATGCAATCCATcgatacagtttatgatttacGAGAGTTCATTAAAGCATCTAAGGGCAAAGCGCTCTGCCAAGAAGCAAGGGGATACGAGTGTAACTGCTTTAGAG GTCTTTTTGGTCGGAGCAATAGCGAAACTTGGAGCTACTGTCACAACATACCCGTTACTAGTTGTCAAG TCAAGGCTTCAAGCAAAACAGGAGATTGGTGGAAATAACTCATTAAGATACTCAG GTACATTTGATGCAATTCTCAAAATGATCCGTTATGAAGGATTCCCAGGCTTTTATAAAGGGATGAGCACAAAGATAGTACAGAGTGTTTTTGCTGCTTCTGTATTATTCATGGTAAAGGAGGAGCTTGTTAAGGCTATCACAGTTATAGCAAATAAGAGCAAAAAAGTTGTATTAAATTCGAGTAGTTAA